The Lycium barbarum isolate Lr01 chromosome 12, ASM1917538v2, whole genome shotgun sequence genome includes a region encoding these proteins:
- the LOC132625102 gene encoding KH domain-containing protein HEN4: MAGRRDSYGKRSHSQSDYGENGSNKRRSTRNDKDPFSIGPDDTVYRYLCPVKKIGSIIGKGGEIVKQLRVDTKAKIRIGETVPDCDERVVTIYSSSEETNEIDGSEDRVCPSQDALLRVYDKIINDDTMDEDSEGAAQVTVKLLVPSDQIGCIIGKGGQIVQDIRSETGAQIRILKDRHLPACALSSDELVQISGEVAVVRKALYEIATRLHNNPSRTQHILASDAPTVYSSSSSLIGHAGGAPIVGIAPLVGPYGGYKGESGDWSRSFYTAPRDESSSKEFSLRLVCPTANIGGVIGKGGVIINQIRQESGAVIKVDSSNAEGDNCVISVSAKEFFEDTYSPTIEAALRLQPRCREEVERDSGLISYTTRLLVPASRIGCLIGKGGSIINEMRKITKSNIRILSKEDLPKVASEDDEMVQISGDPDASKDALMQVTSRLRANFFEKEGPMSAFVPVLPYLPMSTDSDTLKYENRDTRRHAREHSYSTAYGGTSDLPHADGFGSYGTLQSSSSVGYGAYEGYSPAYPKEGYSHGRSGGSGSSRQSSAPRRKSYGY, encoded by the exons ATGGCTGGTCGACGGGATAGCTACGGGAAACGGTCTCATTCTCAGTCAGATTATGGTGAAAACGGGTCAAACAAAAGGAGAAGTACTAGAAATGATAAGGATCCTTTCTCTATTGGCCCCGATGACACAGTATATCGATACTTGTGCCCAGTAAAGAAGATTGGCAGTATCATAGGTAAAGGTGGGGAGATTGTTAAACAATTAAGGGTGGACACTAAAGCAAAAATTAGAATTGGTGAGACAGTACCTGACTGTGATGAGCGTGTTGTCACCATCTACAGCTCAAGCGAAGAAACAAATGAGATTGATGGCTCTGAAGATCGTGTTTGTCCATCTCAGGATGCCCTTCTCAGAGTATATGATAAAATCATTAATGATGACACTATGGACGAGGACTCTGAGGGAGCAGCACAGGTTACTGTTAAGCTTCTAGTACCTTCAGATCAGATTGGATGTATTATTGGAAAAGGGGGACAGATAGTTCAGGACATTCGAAGTGAAACTGGTGCTCAGATTCGTATTTTGAAAGATAGGCATTTGCCTGCATGCGCCTTGAGCTCAGATGAACTTGTGCAG ATATCTGGTGAAGTTGCTGTAGTGAGGAAGGCTCTCTATGAAATTGCAACTCGTCTTCACAATAATCCATCCCGTACTCAACATATTCTAGCCTCTGATGCACCAACTGTCTACTCTTCGAGCAGTTCACTTATAGGTCATGCTGGTGGTGCTCCAATAGTGGGAATAGCTCCGTTAGTGGGGCCATATGGGGGTTACAAAGGGGAGAGTGGTGACTGGTCAAGGTCTTTCTACACAGCTCCAAGGGATGAATCATCTTCAAAGGAATTTTCTCTTCGTCTAGTGTGTCCTACTGCAAATATTGGGGGTGTTATTGGGAAAGGTGGCGTCATAATAAACCAAATTAGACAAGAGTCTGGTGCAGTGATCAAGGTTGATAGTTCTAACGCTGAAGGTGACAATTGTGTGATTTCTGTTTCTGCAAAAGAG TTTTTTGAGGACACATATTCTCCCACAATTGAAGCAGCATTGCGCTTGCAACCAAGGTGCCGTGAGGAAGTGGAACGGGATTCTGGTCTTATATCATATACCACAAGGTTGCTGGTTCCGGCATCTCGAATTGGCTGTCTTATTGGGAAAGGAGGATCCATAATTAATGAGATGAGGAAAATCACGAAATCTAATATTCGCATTCTCTCGAAAGAAGACCTTCCGAAGGTTGCATCTGAAGATGATGAGATGGTTCAG ATATCAGGAGATCCTGACGCTTCAAAGGATGCACTCATGCAAGTAACATCACGTTTAAGGGcaaatttttttgaaaaagagGGGCCCATGTCTGCCTTTGTGCCAGTTCTTCCCTACCTCCCCATGTCAACAGATTCAGATACCTTGAAATATGAAAACAGAGATACTAGGAGACATGCACGGGAACATTCCTACTCAACTGCGTATGGTGGTACTAGTGATCTTCCACATGCTGATGGTTTTGGAAGTTATGGTACTCTCCAG AGTAGTAGTAGTGTAGGATATGGGGCATATGAAGGATATTCCCCTGCTTATCCAAAAGAAGGATATTCCCATGGGCGTTCCGGTGGATCTGG GTCTTCAAGGCAAAGCTCTGCTCCCCGGAGAAAAAGTTATGGTTACTAG